In Vagococcus luciliae, one genomic interval encodes:
- the gndA gene encoding NADP-dependent phosphogluconate dehydrogenase, translated as MSKQQFGMVGLGVMGRNLALNSEGKGYSVSVYSHFYNETKEFLEAYPERNIKGFELIESFVQSIEKPRKIMLMVTAGEITDKMIEQLLPHLEKEDMLIDGGNTHYEDTLRRSRYLETYGINFIGSGVSGGEEGALNGPSLMPGGQREAYELIKPLFEDIAAKAHDGKSCVSYIGPDGAGHFVKMVHNGIEYGDMQLIAEVFDILTRGLHLSIEEVSDIFSMWNEGELNSYLMSITSELLKRKDDLDTEDYIISNILDKAGNKGTGKWTSQNALDLGVPLPLVTEAVFARFMSALKEERCVASKLLSGPTTTISCDKKEIIEKIRQALYFSKIMSYAQGFSQMMTASNDSNWQLNYGEIAQIFREGCIIRAQFLQKITDAYTKNPTLKNLMLDDYFLDIVTNYQEAIREVVSLAIKLGIPAPTLSSAIAYYDSYRSKDLPANIIQAQRDYFGAHTYERKDRDGIFHYDWYKKDK; from the coding sequence ATGAGTAAGCAGCAGTTTGGCATGGTTGGATTAGGTGTTATGGGAAGAAATTTAGCATTAAATAGTGAAGGAAAAGGATATAGTGTATCAGTCTACAGTCACTTTTATAATGAAACGAAAGAATTCCTTGAGGCTTATCCTGAAAGAAATATTAAAGGGTTTGAATTAATTGAGTCATTTGTTCAATCAATTGAAAAACCTAGAAAAATTATGTTAATGGTAACTGCTGGAGAGATTACAGATAAAATGATAGAACAGTTGTTACCTCATTTAGAAAAAGAGGATATGTTGATTGATGGCGGTAACACACATTATGAAGACACACTTAGACGGAGTCGTTATTTAGAAACATATGGGATTAATTTTATTGGATCAGGTGTGTCTGGTGGAGAAGAAGGAGCACTTAATGGACCGTCACTGATGCCAGGAGGACAACGTGAAGCATATGAGTTAATTAAACCATTATTTGAAGATATTGCAGCAAAAGCACATGATGGCAAATCGTGTGTATCCTATATTGGGCCAGATGGTGCTGGGCATTTTGTTAAAATGGTTCATAATGGGATTGAGTATGGTGATATGCAATTAATTGCCGAAGTGTTTGATATTTTGACAAGAGGGCTTCATCTAAGTATTGAAGAAGTATCAGATATTTTTAGTATGTGGAATGAAGGCGAATTAAATAGCTATTTAATGAGTATTACTTCAGAATTATTGAAACGAAAAGATGACTTAGACACAGAAGATTATATTATCTCTAATATTTTAGATAAAGCAGGAAATAAAGGGACTGGGAAATGGACCAGTCAAAATGCACTAGATTTAGGAGTGCCATTACCATTAGTAACAGAAGCAGTATTTGCTAGATTTATGTCTGCTTTAAAAGAAGAAAGATGTGTCGCAAGTAAGTTGCTGAGTGGACCAACTACAACAATATCGTGTGATAAAAAAGAAATAATTGAAAAAATTAGACAGGCTCTTTATTTTAGTAAAATTATGAGTTATGCTCAAGGATTTTCTCAAATGATGACGGCAAGCAATGACTCTAATTGGCAATTGAACTATGGAGAAATTGCTCAAATTTTTAGAGAAGGATGCATTATCCGTGCACAATTCTTACAAAAAATTACGGATGCTTACACAAAGAATCCAACACTTAAAAATTTAATGTTAGATGATTACTTCTTAGATATTGTGACAAATTATCAAGAGGCAATTCGTGAGGTTGTGTCGTTAGCGATAAAACTTGGTATTCCTGCCCCAACTCTTTCATCAGCTATTGCGTATTATGATTCATATCGCTCAAAAGACTTACCAGCAAACATTATTCAAGCGCAAAGAGATTATTTTGGTGCACATACTTATGAGCGAAAAGATCGAGACGGAATATTTCATTATGATTGGTACAAAAAAGATAAATAA
- the rpsO gene encoding 30S ribosomal protein S15, translating into MAISKERKNEIIKEYARHEGDTGSPEVQIAVLTAEINALNEHAHVHKKDHHSYRGLMKKVGHRRNLLAYLRKNDVQRYRELIKRLGLRR; encoded by the coding sequence ATGGCAATTTCAAAAGAACGCAAGAACGAAATCATTAAAGAATACGCACGTCACGAAGGAGATACTGGTTCTCCAGAAGTACAAATCGCTGTTTTAACTGCAGAAATCAATGCATTAAACGAGCATGCACACGTGCATAAAAAAGACCACCATTCATACCGTGGATTAATGAAAAAAGTTGGTCACCGTCGTAACTTATTAGCTTACTTACGTAAAAATGATGTTCAACGTTACCGTGAATTAATCAAACGTTTAGGCTTACGTCGTTAA